Below is a genomic region from Bacteroidota bacterium.
CTCTTCCTACTCTAAAGGGATGCGTCAGAAGGTAGGGATCGCGCTTGCATTGGCAAAAGAAGCGAAGGTTTTGTTACTGGATGAGCCTACCAGCGGACTTGATCCTTCTGCTTCTTACGAATTTTCCACGCTGTTGCGAAGCATGAGCCAGCAGGGTGTTGCGGTATTGATGGCTACACATGATTTATTCAGGGCGAAGGAGGTAGGCACGCGAGTTGGCATCATGCACCATGGACGCATTATCCAGGAGTTGGTTGGCAACGAGTTACGCCAGGCTGATTTGGAAGCTATTTATCTGGAGCACATGCATGGCGCCAGTCACATAATAGCGTAAAAACAGCGCGGCTCCCAGATTGTAGATATCGTAGCTCTTCAGGCATGGAATAAGCGCGAACCATTTAGGGTCGATTCCAGAACGAATAGTATTTTGATGCCTCAATATTATGATTTTTCGAATAGTCCAAAAAGAAACCATAAGCATGCTGCGCGACGGCCGCTATAAGTGGACCGCCGGGCTTCTTGTTGTTTTGTTGTCAGGTGCCCTCATAGCTGGATGGCAACATTTTGAGAAAATAGAAAGCCAGCGCTCTTATGCCCAGCAAACAGATCGAGAAATGTGGGTAGGTCAGGGTGAAAAGAATCAGCACTCTGCAGCCCATTTTGGTGTATATGCTTTTAAGCCAACATCTCCGCTGTCTGCTTTGGATCAAGGAGTATTGCAATACACAGGAGTATCTGTGTTTATGGAAGCCCATAGTGTTCAAGATGCCACATACAGGCCTGCCGATGACGCTACAGCAGTCCAGCGCCTGGGCAATCTGACTGCGTCCCTCACGCTTCAGGTGTTACTCCCGCTACTTATTATTTTGCTGACCTTTGGGACTTTCAGTGGAGAAAGAGAACAAGGTACACTCAGGCAATTGTTGAGCCTGGGCGTTTCGCGATGGGTATTGACCCTTGGAAAAGGGTTAGGGGTAACAGCGCCGCTTTTACTGATGCTGATTCCCGCTACGCTAATCGGTATCGCAGCCGTTGCACTATCCACAAACGACGGCAGTGTGTTGTGGGACGGGGGCAGGATATTGATGATGGTTGCGACATACATCTTGTACTTTTCGATTTATATCATCATATCACTACTCGTAAGTGCCCTGGCTGCTTCATCAAGACAAGCCCTGGTAATCCTGTTGGGTTTTTGGATGTTTATCAGCTTTATTGGGCCCCGCCTGGTTACAGATGCAGCTGATTCAAAATATCCTGTGCCTACTGCCAGTACATTCAGTGCAGCCATCCAGGAAGACATGGATGCGCTACCTTCGTGGACGAAGAGAACTGAGACTGTGCAGGTCCGGCTCATGGAAGAGCATAAAGTCGATTCGGTGGCAGCCATTCCTGCAAGTGTAGCAGGGCACACGTTGCTTGAAGCTGAACGGGATGAGACCGAAGTGTATCGAAAGCACTTCGAAGCGTTGGGTGATGTGCATCATCAGCAAGAACAATTCACGCAAAAGGCGGCGTTTTTATCACCTGTACTTGCGGTTCAGCTTGCTTCGATGGGATTTGCTGGTAGCGATTATCTGCATCACCGGCACTTTGCGAAAGCTGCAGAAACCTATCGCTATGACTTTGTGCAGACTTTGAACCAGGACTTAGTCGATGCACAGGCTAGCTGGGATTACGAAGTTGGTCAGGAAATGTGGGAGAAAATTCCTCCCTTTTCATATGAACTGCCTGCGGTTGGCGAGGTGCTGAGTCATTATGTGCCAAGTCTCGTCGTATTGATCGTATGGAATATCGCGTTGTTACTCGTTGCGCCCGTGGTTATAGCGAACATGAAAATTGGATAAGGTTATGCTCAAACACATCATTAAATATGAAGGCAGGTTGCTGCGGGCAGATGGTGTTGCTGGTATTACCCTGATCATATTCCTTGGAGCTATGGCATATGCCGGCTGGATGGGAATGGCTTATACCAATGACGTTGCAGCCGAAAGCCAGGTGTATGTGCAGAAGCACGCTGAGCGAATGTCTGAAATGCAGCAAGAAGCTCGGGCAATCGAAGAGGAAATGACAAGGGATGACATCTCTCTTGATACCTATACATGGGGCCCGAGAAGCGCATATTCCGTCGGGTCATCTCAAGGGAGCCTGATTGCCTATCCAGAAGCCCCACTTGCTGCATTTGCAATTGGCCAAAGTGATCTGCTGCCGGCAGTTTTCAAGGTTAGTGTGGCAGGTGTTCAACCTGCTGGCCAGACTGCCACACTTGAAAATCCATTTAAATTACTGGTTGGGCATTTCGACTTTGCGTTTGTCTTTTTGTACATCTACCCACTTTTTATCATTGCCCTTACTTTTGGTCTAACTTCAGGAGAACGTGAGTCGGGCCTGTTGCGAATTATTTTGGCGCAACCGCTCAAACTTTCTTCGCTTGCGCTAGGAAAAGTAATTGTCAGGGCGTTGTTATTGGCCGGTATTGTATTCATGGGTACCGGTTTATTTGCATGGTTCGTGGGGGGGGATGCCGTTTTTGGAAGTTGGATAATGTGGATGGTTGTTTCGTTGCTATACGGTGGATTCTGGATGGGGCTTGCCGTGTTCATTGATAGCCGCGTTAGGTCTTCCTCAATGAGTGCGCTGGCGCTTACTGGATGCTGGCTTGTGCTGGCTGTCGTTCTACCCGCCCTCATTTCGTTCTTTGCTACGGCGTTATATCCCGTTCCATCCCGGATGGAGTACATCACGGCCATGCGGACCGAGACCAATGTTGCGAGGCAACAAGGTGCCGCGTCTTTGGCCCGTTTTTTTGAAGATCATCCGGAAATAGCACCCGTCACTGATGAAGATGCCAATTTTGCCATGCTACGGATTGCGCAACAAGAACAAATCGCAGAGCAGTTGGCTCCGCTTGAAACTGCATTCAGTGAGCAACTTCAAAAGCAGCAGAAGTTTATCAGTAATATGAGTTACCTGTCTCCTACGGTTTTGGTACATCAAAGCTATTTGCATATTGCGGGTACAGGCTCAACACGATATGTGCAATTCCGAGAT
It encodes:
- a CDS encoding DUF3526 domain-containing protein, which codes for MIFRIVQKETISMLRDGRYKWTAGLLVVLLSGALIAGWQHFEKIESQRSYAQQTDREMWVGQGEKNQHSAAHFGVYAFKPTSPLSALDQGVLQYTGVSVFMEAHSVQDATYRPADDATAVQRLGNLTASLTLQVLLPLLIILLTFGTFSGEREQGTLRQLLSLGVSRWVLTLGKGLGVTAPLLLMLIPATLIGIAAVALSTNDGSVLWDGGRILMMVATYILYFSIYIIISLLVSALAASSRQALVILLGFWMFISFIGPRLVTDAADSKYPVPTASTFSAAIQEDMDALPSWTKRTETVQVRLMEEHKVDSVAAIPASVAGHTLLEAERDETEVYRKHFEALGDVHHQQEQFTQKAAFLSPVLAVQLASMGFAGSDYLHHRHFAKAAETYRYDFVQTLNQDLVDAQASWDYEVGQEMWEKIPPFSYELPAVGEVLSHYVPSLVVLIVWNIALLLVAPVVIANMKIG
- a CDS encoding DUF3526 domain-containing protein, with protein sequence MLKHIIKYEGRLLRADGVAGITLIIFLGAMAYAGWMGMAYTNDVAAESQVYVQKHAERMSEMQQEARAIEEEMTRDDISLDTYTWGPRSAYSVGSSQGSLIAYPEAPLAAFAIGQSDLLPAVFKVSVAGVQPAGQTATLENPFKLLVGHFDFAFVFLYIYPLFIIALTFGLTSGERESGLLRIILAQPLKLSSLALGKVIVRALLLAGIVFMGTGLFAWFVGGDAVFGSWIMWMVVSLLYGGFWMGLAVFIDSRVRSSSMSALALTGCWLVLAVVLPALISFFATALYPVPSRMEYITAMRTETNVARQQGAASLARFFEDHPEIAPVTDEDANFAMLRIAQQEQIAEQLAPLETAFSEQLQKQQKFISNMSYLSPTVLVHQSYLHIAGTGSTRYVQFRDELADFQEIWKAHMIPKYFADVAFRAAEYDRLPAYSDESRHTGISLGSLALPMTFTCLVAALLFSLGFIGYSKRELLD